A window from Variovorax sp. PBL-E5 encodes these proteins:
- a CDS encoding flavin-containing monooxygenase: MTTDPAFALPPRPGGLAALEQRLAKDLECLGWPARSWMPACRHDGERVLDVAIVGGGQAGLAAAAALSQQGIQAAVFDRSSAGCEGPWATTARMETLRSPKELTGPALGLPALTFRAWFEAQYGAEAWAALDKIPRLQWMDYLRWYRRVMSVDVRNDIAITGVHPRADAMVRLDLRTPAGNEHVLARRVVLATGRDGLGGPAIPAFTSALPRAKWAHSSDEMDYAQLAGLRVGVVGAGSSAMDSAATALEAGAQSVDLLIRRDDLPRVNKGKGAGVPGLTQGHYDLPDELKWRVRHYINVSNTPPPHGSTLRVSRHPNARFNMSCPIQRIAWDGEVLRASTPKGEFIFDFLIVSTGFQVDWQNRPELAAIAPHVRAWGDRFAPAPGDDDQELSDSPDLGPVFEFQEKSAGTCPGLDRIHCFCYPAALSHGTVSGDIPAISEGARRLAGGMASLFYREDFEHHFARLEAYDEPELFGDEWVPAAPPGPARDPRTESTRYNTP; this comes from the coding sequence ATGACCACAGACCCTGCTTTCGCCCTACCGCCCCGGCCCGGCGGCCTTGCCGCGCTCGAACAACGGCTCGCCAAGGACCTCGAGTGCCTGGGCTGGCCCGCGCGCTCCTGGATGCCGGCGTGCCGGCACGACGGCGAGCGCGTGCTGGACGTGGCCATCGTCGGCGGCGGCCAGGCCGGCCTGGCCGCGGCGGCGGCTCTTTCGCAGCAGGGCATCCAGGCGGCGGTGTTCGATCGCTCGAGCGCGGGTTGCGAAGGCCCATGGGCGACCACGGCCCGCATGGAGACGCTGCGATCGCCCAAGGAACTCACCGGCCCCGCGCTGGGCCTGCCCGCGCTCACCTTCCGCGCGTGGTTCGAAGCGCAGTACGGCGCCGAGGCCTGGGCCGCGCTCGACAAGATCCCGCGCCTTCAATGGATGGACTACCTGCGCTGGTACCGGCGCGTGATGTCGGTCGACGTGCGCAACGACATCGCCATCACCGGCGTGCATCCGCGCGCCGACGCGATGGTGCGCCTCGACCTGCGCACGCCGGCGGGCAACGAGCACGTGCTGGCGCGCCGCGTCGTGCTGGCCACCGGCCGCGATGGTCTTGGCGGCCCCGCGATCCCGGCCTTCACCAGCGCGCTGCCGCGCGCGAAATGGGCGCATTCTTCCGACGAAATGGACTATGCGCAGCTGGCCGGCCTGCGCGTGGGCGTGGTCGGCGCCGGCTCGTCGGCGATGGACAGCGCGGCCACTGCGCTGGAGGCCGGTGCGCAGAGCGTCGACCTGCTGATCCGCCGCGACGACCTGCCGCGCGTGAACAAGGGCAAGGGCGCCGGCGTGCCGGGGCTGACGCAGGGACACTACGACCTGCCCGACGAACTCAAATGGCGCGTGCGCCACTACATCAACGTGTCGAACACGCCGCCGCCGCACGGCAGCACGCTGCGCGTCTCGCGCCATCCCAACGCGCGCTTCAACATGAGCTGCCCGATCCAGCGGATCGCGTGGGACGGCGAAGTGCTGCGCGCATCGACGCCGAAGGGCGAATTCATCTTCGACTTCCTGATCGTCTCCACCGGCTTCCAGGTCGATTGGCAGAACCGCCCCGAGCTCGCCGCCATTGCACCCCACGTGCGCGCATGGGGCGATCGCTTCGCGCCCGCGCCCGGCGACGACGACCAGGAACTGTCCGACTCGCCCGACCTGGGACCGGTCTTCGAGTTCCAGGAAAAGAGCGCGGGCACATGCCCCGGGCTCGACCGCATCCATTGCTTCTGCTATCCGGCCGCGCTCTCGCACGGCACGGTGTCGGGCGACATCCCCGCGATCAGCGAAGGCGCGCGGCGCCTGGCCGGCGGCATGGCCAGCCTGTTCTATCGCGAGGACTTCGAGCACCACTTCGCGCGCCTCGAGGCCTACGACGAACCGGAACTGTTCGGCGACGAGTGGGTGCCCGCCGCACCGCCCGGGCCGGCACGCGATCCCCGAACCGAAAGCACCCGCTACAACACGCCATGA
- a CDS encoding BPSL1445 family SYLF domain-containing lipoprotein, which yields MKPSSLRTFCSATALAACSIAFVGCTTTRPADHASSTSSRTSIDAQVDASLSKLYDSVAGSRDMVARARGVLVFPSVVGASLGVGAEYGRGALRVNGRTQAYYSTTAGSIGLQAGAQSKAVIYLFNSEEALNKFRNSKGWTAGADATVAAATIGANGSIDTNTIRQPVVGFVLTNVGLEAGVSVQGAKITEVQP from the coding sequence ATGAAACCCTCGAGTCTCCGAACTTTCTGCAGCGCCACCGCACTGGCCGCCTGCAGCATCGCCTTCGTCGGTTGCACCACCACGCGCCCGGCCGACCATGCGAGCAGCACCTCCTCGCGCACATCCATCGATGCCCAGGTCGATGCCTCGCTGTCCAAGCTGTACGACTCGGTGGCGGGCTCGCGCGACATGGTGGCCCGAGCCAGAGGCGTGCTGGTGTTCCCGTCGGTGGTGGGTGCCAGCCTGGGCGTCGGCGCCGAGTACGGCCGCGGCGCGCTGCGCGTGAACGGCCGCACGCAGGCCTACTACAGCACGACCGCGGGTTCGATCGGCTTGCAGGCCGGCGCGCAATCGAAGGCGGTGATCTATCTGTTCAATTCCGAGGAGGCGCTGAACAAGTTCCGCAACAGCAAGGGCTGGACCGCCGGCGCGGATGCCACCGTGGCCGCCGCGACCATCGGCGCCAACGGCAGCATCGACACCAACACGATCCGGCAGCCCGTCGTCGGCTTCGTGCTGACCAACGTGGGCCTGGAAGCCGGCGTCTCGGTGCAAGGCGCCAAGATCACCGAGGTCCAGCCTTGA
- a CDS encoding helicase SNF2, with protein MKTSKIIAAAALSLLAVAGAQAETYEGVHPLVSANSRAEVSSQAVIAAHSADPYAEGASAGVAPVLASNVDRATIRSQAVAAAHSADPYAEGASAGVAPILASNVDRAAVRAEARAAARGFNQASL; from the coding sequence ATGAAGACCTCGAAGATCATCGCCGCCGCAGCCCTTTCGCTTCTCGCCGTGGCCGGTGCGCAAGCCGAAACCTATGAGGGCGTGCATCCCCTCGTTTCGGCCAACAGCCGTGCCGAAGTGAGTTCGCAAGCCGTGATCGCGGCGCACAGTGCCGACCCGTATGCGGAAGGCGCATCGGCTGGCGTGGCGCCGGTTCTGGCCAGCAACGTCGACCGCGCAACGATCCGCTCGCAAGCCGTCGCCGCCGCGCACAGCGCCGACCCGTATGCGGAAGGCGCATCGGCTGGCGTGGCGCCGATCCTGGCGAGCAACGTCGACCGCGCCGCGGTTCGCGCCGAGGCCCGTGCCGCTGCGCGCGGCTTCAACCAAGCCTCGCTGTAA
- a CDS encoding IlvD/Edd family dehydratase: MATSAFEPDDDADASGMRRGLTSYGDAGFSLFLRKAFIKGAGYTDAALDRPVVGIASTGSAYNPCHGNVPQLMEAIRRGVMLAGGLPMDFPTISIHESFSAPTSMYLRNLMSMDTEEMVRAQPMDAVVLIGGCDKTVPAQLMGAASAGIPSIQLITGSMLTGSHRGERVGACTDCRRYWAKYRAGDIDADEIADVNDQLVASVGTCSVMGTASTMACIAEALGMTMPGGASPPAVTADRIRIAEQTGAQAVQMARDGLTIDKVLTPAAFENAMRVLLAIGGSTNGIVHLTAIAGRMGLDVDLDALDRMGRETPVLLDLKPSGQHYMEDFHKAGGMATLLRELKPLLKLDAMTVTGRTLGEEIDRAGPGFVQEVVRPIADPIYPQGGIAVLRGNLAPGGAIIKQSAADAGLMEHEGRAVVFENVEDLALRIDRDDLDVTRDDILVLKNIGPMGAPGMPEAGYIPIPRKLARAGVKDIVRISDGRMSGTAFGTIVLHVTPESAIGGPLAHVRNGDRIRLSVARREITLRVPDGELARRAAESPVAEPTAERGYRKLFLQSVTQADRGVDFDFLRAPKTLGKVPR; this comes from the coding sequence ATGGCCACATCCGCTTTCGAACCCGATGACGATGCCGACGCCTCGGGCATGCGCCGCGGCCTGACCAGCTACGGCGACGCCGGCTTCTCGCTGTTCCTGCGCAAGGCCTTCATCAAGGGCGCGGGCTACACCGACGCCGCGCTCGACCGGCCGGTGGTCGGCATCGCCAGCACCGGCAGCGCGTACAACCCGTGCCACGGCAACGTGCCGCAGCTGATGGAGGCCATCCGGCGCGGCGTGATGCTGGCGGGCGGCCTGCCGATGGACTTCCCGACCATCTCCATCCACGAGAGCTTCTCGGCGCCGACCAGCATGTACCTGCGCAACCTCATGTCGATGGACACCGAGGAGATGGTGCGCGCGCAACCGATGGACGCCGTCGTGCTGATCGGCGGCTGCGACAAGACGGTGCCGGCGCAGCTCATGGGCGCAGCCTCCGCGGGCATCCCCTCGATCCAGCTGATCACCGGCTCGATGCTGACCGGCAGCCACCGCGGCGAGCGCGTCGGCGCCTGCACCGACTGCCGGCGCTACTGGGCGAAGTACCGCGCGGGTGACATCGACGCCGATGAAATCGCCGACGTGAACGACCAGCTGGTGGCCAGCGTGGGCACCTGCTCGGTGATGGGCACGGCCAGCACCATGGCCTGCATCGCCGAGGCGCTCGGCATGACGATGCCCGGCGGCGCGTCGCCACCGGCCGTCACCGCGGACCGCATCCGCATTGCCGAGCAGACAGGTGCGCAGGCGGTGCAGATGGCGCGCGACGGCCTGACCATCGACAAGGTGCTCACGCCCGCCGCGTTCGAGAATGCGATGCGGGTGCTGCTGGCGATCGGCGGCTCGACCAACGGCATCGTGCACCTGACGGCGATCGCGGGCCGCATGGGCCTGGACGTCGACCTCGATGCGCTGGATCGCATGGGGCGCGAGACGCCCGTGCTGCTCGATCTCAAGCCCTCGGGCCAGCACTACATGGAGGACTTCCACAAGGCCGGCGGCATGGCGACGCTGCTGCGGGAGCTCAAGCCGCTGCTGAAGCTCGATGCCATGACCGTGACCGGCCGCACGCTGGGCGAAGAGATCGACCGCGCGGGGCCGGGCTTCGTGCAGGAGGTGGTGCGACCGATCGCCGACCCGATCTATCCCCAGGGCGGCATCGCCGTGCTGCGCGGCAACCTGGCGCCCGGCGGCGCGATCATCAAGCAGTCCGCGGCGGACGCCGGCCTGATGGAGCACGAGGGCCGCGCCGTGGTCTTCGAGAACGTCGAGGACCTGGCCCTGCGCATCGACCGCGACGATCTGGACGTCACGCGCGACGACATCCTGGTGCTCAAGAACATCGGCCCCATGGGCGCGCCGGGCATGCCCGAGGCGGGCTACATCCCGATCCCGCGCAAGCTCGCGCGCGCGGGCGTGAAGGACATCGTTCGCATCTCCGACGGGCGCATGAGCGGCACGGCCTTCGGCACCATCGTGCTGCACGTGACGCCCGAATCCGCCATCGGCGGACCGCTCGCCCATGTGCGCAACGGCGACCGCATCCGCTTGAGCGTGGCGAGGCGCGAGATCACGCTGCGCGTGCCCGATGGCGAACTGGCGCGCCGTGCCGCCGAATCGCCAGTGGCCGAGCCGACGGCCGAACGCGGCTATCGCAAGCTCTTTCTGCAGAGCGTGACGCAGGCCGACCGGGGCGTCGATTTCGATTTCCTGCGTGCGCCGAAGACGCTCGGCAAGGTGCCGCGATAG
- a CDS encoding amino acid ABC transporter ATP-binding protein, with translation MTNQIAASADAAAVVRMNGINKWYDAYHALRDIELGVAPGERIVICGPSGSGKSTLVRTVNLLEPFQQGHLQVCGVEVGADAITRAARLAVNRRVGMVFQQFNLFPHMTALQNLTVGPVWGNGVSRPEAHERAMHYLERVGLLAHAHKHPAQLSGGQQQRVAIARTLCTRPQVVLFDEPTASLDPEMVNEVLQTMESLAGEGMTMLIVTHEMGFARRVADRVIFMDQGQIIETAPPDDFFERPQSARLRSFLGQLLPH, from the coding sequence ATGACAAACCAGATCGCTGCGTCTGCCGATGCCGCCGCCGTGGTGCGGATGAACGGCATCAACAAGTGGTACGACGCCTACCACGCGCTGCGCGACATCGAGCTCGGGGTGGCGCCGGGCGAGCGCATCGTGATCTGCGGCCCCTCAGGTTCGGGCAAGTCGACGCTGGTGCGCACCGTCAATCTGCTGGAGCCTTTCCAGCAGGGGCATCTGCAGGTCTGCGGCGTGGAGGTCGGTGCCGACGCGATCACGCGTGCGGCCCGGCTGGCGGTGAACCGGCGCGTCGGCATGGTGTTCCAGCAGTTCAACCTGTTCCCGCACATGACCGCGCTGCAGAACCTCACGGTCGGGCCGGTGTGGGGCAATGGCGTGAGCCGGCCCGAAGCGCACGAGCGCGCCATGCACTACCTCGAGCGCGTCGGCCTGCTGGCGCATGCGCACAAGCATCCGGCACAGCTCTCGGGCGGCCAGCAGCAGCGCGTGGCGATCGCGCGCACGCTGTGCACGCGGCCGCAGGTGGTGCTGTTCGACGAGCCCACCGCATCGCTCGATCCGGAGATGGTCAACGAGGTGCTGCAGACCATGGAAAGCCTGGCCGGCGAGGGCATGACCATGCTGATCGTCACGCACGAGATGGGCTTCGCGCGCCGCGTCGCCGACCGCGTGATCTTCATGGACCAGGGCCAGATCATCGAGACCGCACCACCGGACGATTTCTTCGAGCGGCCGCAAAGCGCGCGCCTGCGATCCTTCCTCGGCCAGCTGCTGCCGCACTGA
- a CDS encoding NAD/NADP octopine/nopaline dehydrogenase family protein, producing the protein MTEAAAGSSFGDAAAARYRVGIAGAGAIALASAAWLSRAGHGVMLWSPGGTGAEALRTRALTVEGLQPCAVAVEVADDAAQLCRASDVLLIALPLNGHRRVMDALLPWLREGQVVIVSAMGSLSSLYLHERARRAGKALTVASFGTTVLTARRESDAQVRIMTRRKAIGVSALPSAQTAACVALCSALFGDGFFAQANALVSALVNVNAESHGPLAIYNWTRIERAEHWPQYHCMTPAVARVIETLDGERRALASAFGIEVGTIEDHFAKSFGTASARLADIAAELHAKRGGPPGPTRTDTRYVAEDMPFGLAFVEALGRIAAVPTPATRTIVDAASLIGGVDYRLQNDLLEPLGLAGETVAGLRARLD; encoded by the coding sequence TTGACTGAGGCGGCCGCGGGTTCGTCGTTCGGCGATGCGGCGGCGGCGCGGTATCGGGTCGGCATCGCGGGCGCCGGCGCGATCGCGCTGGCCAGCGCGGCCTGGCTGAGCCGGGCCGGCCACGGCGTGATGCTGTGGTCGCCTGGTGGAACGGGCGCCGAGGCGCTGCGCACGCGCGCGCTGACGGTCGAAGGCCTGCAGCCCTGCGCAGTCGCGGTGGAGGTGGCCGACGATGCGGCCCAGCTGTGCCGCGCATCGGACGTGCTGCTGATCGCGCTGCCGCTCAACGGCCACCGGCGCGTGATGGATGCGTTGCTGCCGTGGCTGCGCGAGGGGCAGGTGGTGATCGTGAGCGCGATGGGATCGCTGTCGTCCCTCTATCTGCACGAGCGCGCGCGGCGCGCGGGCAAGGCGCTGACCGTGGCCAGCTTCGGCACCACGGTGCTGACTGCGCGCCGGGAGTCGGATGCGCAGGTCCGGATCATGACGCGGCGCAAGGCCATCGGCGTGTCGGCGCTGCCGAGTGCGCAGACCGCGGCCTGCGTGGCGCTGTGCAGCGCGCTGTTCGGCGACGGCTTCTTCGCGCAGGCCAATGCACTGGTCAGTGCGCTCGTGAACGTCAATGCGGAGTCCCATGGCCCGCTCGCGATCTACAACTGGACGCGCATCGAGCGGGCCGAGCACTGGCCGCAGTACCACTGCATGACGCCCGCGGTGGCGCGGGTGATCGAAACGCTGGACGGCGAGCGGCGCGCGCTCGCGAGCGCCTTCGGCATCGAGGTCGGCACCATCGAGGACCATTTCGCGAAGTCCTTCGGCACCGCATCCGCGCGCCTGGCGGACATCGCGGCCGAGCTGCATGCGAAGCGCGGCGGGCCGCCGGGGCCGACGCGCACGGACACGCGCTACGTGGCGGAGGACATGCCCTTCGGCCTCGCGTTCGTGGAAGCGCTCGGCCGCATCGCCGCCGTGCCGACGCCGGCCACGCGCACCATCGTCGATGCCGCCTCGCTGATCGGCGGCGTCGACTACCGGCTGCAGAACGATCTGCTGGAACCGCTGGGGCTGGCCGGCGAAACGGTCGCCGGCCTGCGCGCGCGGCTGGACTGA
- a CDS encoding amino acid ABC transporter permease: protein MTSFVRTTLIDPRPAPVAVVPTLTRWRRTWFPSVAMGLLSLLLLALLVVAGWRFFGWALVRAHWLGVSSSACPGDDGACWAFIIARWKPWLVGDYPSDQLWRAWTCFAVFALFWGWAVRRAHGASQQRVLLGFVLLPVFFFLLLLGSGVLPFVPPTRWGGLLLTLVATLATFATALPLGLLLALGRRSRLPIVRWLCTAFVEGMRAVPLLVVLFIAATLLPMFLPAGLNVDLFTRAVVAFALFNAAMAAEVFRGGLQTIGRGQREAATTVGLSELAALALVVLPQAVTAVVPALVNIMISVVKETTLLSVIGVNDLLGAVESGAKSPEWNGESNILTSGHVFLALAYFIICWGLSRYSRRLEARR from the coding sequence ATGACTTCCTTCGTCCGCACCACGCTGATCGATCCCCGGCCCGCGCCCGTCGCCGTGGTGCCCACGCTCACGCGCTGGCGCCGGACCTGGTTCCCGAGCGTGGCGATGGGCCTCCTGTCCTTGCTGCTGCTGGCGCTGCTCGTCGTCGCCGGCTGGCGCTTCTTCGGCTGGGCGCTGGTGCGCGCGCACTGGCTCGGCGTGTCGAGCAGCGCCTGCCCGGGCGACGACGGCGCCTGCTGGGCCTTCATCATCGCGCGCTGGAAGCCCTGGCTGGTCGGCGACTATCCCTCGGACCAGCTGTGGCGCGCATGGACCTGCTTCGCGGTGTTCGCGCTGTTCTGGGGCTGGGCGGTGCGGCGCGCGCACGGCGCCAGCCAGCAGCGCGTGCTGCTGGGCTTCGTGCTGCTGCCGGTGTTCTTCTTCCTGCTGCTGCTCGGCAGCGGCGTGCTGCCCTTCGTGCCGCCGACGCGCTGGGGCGGGCTGCTGCTGACGCTGGTCGCCACGCTCGCGACCTTCGCCACCGCCCTGCCGCTGGGTCTCTTGCTCGCGCTCGGGCGCCGCTCGCGGCTGCCGATCGTGCGCTGGCTGTGCACCGCCTTCGTCGAGGGCATGCGCGCGGTGCCGCTGCTGGTCGTGCTCTTCATCGCCGCCACGCTGCTGCCGATGTTCCTGCCGGCCGGCCTGAACGTCGACCTGTTCACGCGCGCGGTCGTGGCCTTCGCGCTCTTCAACGCGGCGATGGCGGCCGAGGTCTTCCGCGGCGGGCTGCAGACCATCGGCCGCGGCCAGCGCGAGGCCGCGACCACCGTCGGCCTGAGCGAACTCGCCGCGCTGGCCCTGGTCGTGCTGCCGCAGGCCGTGACCGCGGTGGTGCCGGCGCTGGTGAACATCATGATCTCGGTGGTCAAGGAGACGACGCTGCTCTCGGTGATCGGCGTCAACGACCTGCTGGGCGCGGTGGAAAGCGGCGCCAAGTCACCGGAGTGGAACGGCGAATCCAATATCCTGACATCCGGCCATGTCTTCCTCGCGCTGGCCTACTTCATCATCTGCTGGGGGCTGTCGCGCTACAGCCGCCGGCTCGAAGCCCGGCGTTGA
- a CDS encoding peroxidase-related enzyme (This protein belongs to a clade of uncharacterized proteins related to peroxidases such as the alkylhydroperoxidase AhpD.), with protein sequence MSEPIRIHGFTTEVLAWKPWLDVVNLDTATPAQLAAMDEMSAQARSSPYFLLLAHQPEILMQRSIAFNAIMFAPGGMPRAERELGATVESRVNGCVYCASVHAQRFEQLAKRSDVIEQVFTEPSSAGTTAREKAIVAFSVRLGSAPDEIAAEDIRALRQAGLAELEILDLIHSVALFAWANRLMLNLGEPVFPA encoded by the coding sequence ATGAGCGAGCCGATCCGCATCCACGGCTTCACCACCGAGGTGCTCGCATGGAAGCCCTGGCTGGACGTGGTGAACCTCGACACCGCCACGCCGGCGCAGCTGGCCGCGATGGACGAGATGAGCGCGCAGGCCCGAAGCTCGCCCTACTTCCTGCTGCTGGCCCATCAGCCCGAGATCCTGATGCAGCGGTCGATCGCCTTCAACGCGATCATGTTCGCGCCCGGCGGCATGCCGCGCGCCGAGCGCGAACTCGGCGCCACCGTCGAGTCGCGCGTCAACGGCTGCGTCTACTGCGCCTCGGTTCACGCGCAACGCTTCGAACAGCTCGCCAAGCGCAGCGACGTGATCGAGCAGGTGTTCACCGAGCCCTCGTCGGCCGGCACCACGGCGCGCGAGAAGGCCATCGTCGCCTTCTCGGTGCGGCTCGGATCGGCGCCCGACGAGATCGCGGCCGAGGACATCCGCGCGCTGCGGCAAGCCGGCCTGGCCGAGCTGGAGATCCTGGACCTGATCCATTCGGTGGCGCTCTTCGCCTGGGCCAACCGGCTGATGCTCAACCTCGGAGAGCCGGTCTTTCCGGCATGA
- a CDS encoding CMD domain-containing protein, with protein MTSATSSSPAVDLIDAIVPLAAGQPTWDVRQQRPKVIAATQGSLEAMFSPTVEGLSVIERLLVAWHACRVAKADSLAGHYRERLVAEGAEPQVLDAVERGALSSLADPRLGTMLGFAGRLMQRPIEGDRAALQSLAACGLTTPAIVALGQLIAFLSYQVRLAAGLQAMAAAEVAP; from the coding sequence ATGACATCCGCAACTTCTTCCTCGCCGGCCGTCGACCTGATCGACGCCATCGTGCCGCTCGCCGCGGGCCAGCCGACCTGGGACGTGCGGCAGCAACGGCCCAAGGTCATCGCCGCCACGCAGGGCAGCCTGGAGGCGATGTTCTCGCCGACGGTCGAAGGTCTCTCGGTGATCGAACGCCTGCTGGTCGCATGGCATGCCTGCCGCGTCGCGAAAGCCGACAGCCTGGCCGGCCACTACCGCGAGCGGCTCGTGGCCGAAGGCGCCGAGCCGCAGGTGCTCGATGCCGTCGAGCGCGGCGCGCTGTCGTCGCTGGCCGACCCGCGCCTCGGCACGATGCTGGGCTTCGCGGGCCGGCTCATGCAGCGGCCCATCGAAGGCGACCGCGCCGCATTGCAGTCGCTCGCCGCATGCGGCCTCACGACGCCGGCCATCGTCGCGCTGGGTCAGTTGATCGCCTTCCTGTCCTATCAGGTCCGCCTCGCGGCGGGCCTCCAGGCGATGGCCGCCGCGGAGGTGGCGCCATGA
- a CDS encoding Bug family tripartite tricarboxylate transporter substrate binding protein yields MKNIALGLAACLVMAPLWAQTDNKPLHLVVPFAAGGAQDVIGRYLGAKLGEKLGTTVVIDNKAGAGGIVAAEFVAKASDGATLFLATGGAITIAPHLQPKLPYDPVHDFAPVALIADTPMTLSVRTESPYKSVADVLADAKKRPGQVSYASTGNGTVSHLTGALLAQSTGVQLLHVPYRGASPALTDLVGGQVSMIVTSSASIDPMVESGKARVLATFSRASLSNLRNVPTVSDAIGVPGMEVPVWVGVMAPVHMPQERIKALGAALVDICKLPETQQYFARLGAVNTCGDGAALGKVVAEDSQRWARVIKAGGIKID; encoded by the coding sequence ATGAAAAACATCGCACTGGGTCTCGCGGCCTGCCTCGTCATGGCGCCGCTGTGGGCGCAGACCGACAACAAGCCCCTGCACCTCGTCGTGCCCTTCGCGGCCGGCGGCGCACAGGACGTGATCGGCCGCTACCTCGGTGCCAAGCTCGGCGAGAAGCTCGGCACGACGGTGGTCATCGACAACAAGGCGGGTGCCGGCGGCATCGTCGCAGCGGAGTTCGTGGCCAAGGCGAGCGACGGCGCGACCTTGTTCCTGGCGACCGGCGGCGCCATCACCATCGCGCCGCACCTGCAGCCCAAGCTGCCCTACGATCCGGTGCACGACTTCGCGCCGGTGGCGCTGATCGCCGACACGCCGATGACGCTCTCGGTGCGCACCGAGAGCCCCTACAAGTCGGTCGCCGACGTGCTCGCCGATGCGAAGAAGCGGCCGGGCCAGGTGAGCTACGCCTCGACCGGCAACGGCACCGTGTCGCATCTCACGGGCGCGCTGCTCGCGCAGAGCACCGGCGTGCAGCTGCTGCATGTGCCCTACCGCGGCGCGTCGCCGGCGCTGACCGACCTGGTCGGCGGGCAGGTCTCGATGATCGTCACCAGCTCGGCGTCCATCGATCCGATGGTGGAGAGCGGCAAGGCGCGCGTGCTGGCGACCTTCTCGCGCGCGTCGCTGTCCAACCTTCGCAACGTGCCGACGGTCAGCGACGCGATCGGCGTGCCCGGCATGGAGGTGCCGGTGTGGGTCGGCGTGATGGCGCCGGTGCACATGCCGCAGGAGCGCATCAAGGCGCTCGGCGCGGCGCTGGTCGACATCTGCAAGCTGCCGGAAACGCAGCAGTACTTCGCGCGGCTCGGTGCGGTGAACACCTGCGGCGACGGTGCGGCGCTGGGCAAGGTGGTCGCCGAGGACAGCCAGCGCTGGGCCCGGGTCATCAAGGCCGGCGGGATCAAGATTGACTGA
- a CDS encoding amidohydrolase family protein → MTVIDVHTHMFTTQWLELLKAEGGMYNIKTRPDGQREIFRGDTPVVLPQAGHFDYDLRIKHMDAAGIDISIVSLTCPNVYWGGEEVSCRAARESNDNMAEAQRTYPDRIRWFTSLPWEYPQRAVEELERTCANGASGVMVLANVSGRSLTDPFFAPIWAEIDKRKLPVLVHPTDPPGVDMMDMTKFDLSWSVGFMFDTTLAFTRMIFEGFFDKYPHLKMIASHGGGTLPYLVGRFEKGDEVELAERRQMKRKPTDYLRHIYFDSITYNLGALQYLISVVGAEHVMLGTDWPHWVHDTKGAFANTARLPQDQTDAVRFANARRVFNL, encoded by the coding sequence ATGACCGTGATCGATGTCCACACCCACATGTTCACCACCCAGTGGCTCGAACTGCTCAAGGCCGAGGGCGGCATGTACAACATCAAGACGCGCCCCGACGGCCAGCGCGAGATCTTCCGCGGCGACACGCCGGTGGTGCTGCCGCAGGCGGGCCACTTCGACTACGACCTGCGCATCAAGCACATGGACGCGGCCGGCATCGACATCTCGATCGTCTCGCTCACCTGTCCCAACGTGTACTGGGGCGGCGAGGAGGTCAGCTGCCGCGCCGCGCGCGAGTCGAACGACAACATGGCCGAGGCGCAGCGCACGTATCCCGACCGCATCCGCTGGTTCACCTCGCTGCCGTGGGAATACCCGCAGCGCGCGGTCGAGGAACTGGAGCGCACCTGCGCCAACGGCGCGTCCGGCGTCATGGTGCTGGCCAACGTGTCGGGGCGCAGCCTCACGGATCCGTTCTTCGCGCCGATCTGGGCCGAGATCGACAAGCGCAAGCTGCCGGTGCTGGTGCACCCGACCGACCCGCCCGGCGTCGACATGATGGACATGACCAAGTTCGACCTCAGCTGGTCGGTCGGCTTCATGTTCGACACCACGCTGGCCTTCACGCGCATGATCTTCGAGGGCTTCTTCGACAAGTACCCCCATCTCAAGATGATCGCCTCGCACGGCGGCGGCACGCTGCCCTACCTGGTCGGCCGCTTCGAGAAGGGCGACGAGGTGGAACTCGCCGAGCGGCGCCAGATGAAGCGCAAGCCGACCGACTACCTGCGCCACATCTACTTCGACAGCATCACCTACAACCTCGGCGCGCTGCAGTACCTGATCTCGGTGGTGGGCGCCGAGCACGTGATGCTCGGCACCGACTGGCCGCACTGGGTGCACGACACCAAGGGCGCCTTCGCCAACACCGCGCGGCTGCCGCAGGACCAGACCGATGCGGTCCGCTTCGCCAACGCGCGGCGCGTCTTCAATCTCTGA